CAGGCGCTGCTTTCTTTGGCCAATTCCCATGTCGCGGGAAATCTGGGGGCCGGATATACAGTCAGCAATCTTGCGGTCACCGCTCCGACTGCCACCAATCGTACCGTCAGGGTTACAGGCAGGATAAACGTTCCTTTATACTTTGGTGCCCTGTGGAACATGCCGACGAAAGAGATTTCGTTTGCGGCGGAAGCATCTGTCGGGTCAACTGCTTATTCCCAGATTGTATTTCTGGTGGATGTCTCCAATTCCATGACTGTTCCCGGTACTGACTTGGATATGGTCCGATGGAAGGCCGTTTCGGGTGGTTGTCAGTTTGCTTGCCATGACAGTCTGGCGCGAAAGGCGGGTTACAAGGATGGGGTTCAAGTCGCGAAGGAACTTGGCATCAAGCTGAAAATGGATTTCATCCGCAGCGCGATGGCTGCCTTTGCCGCTCGAGCAAAAGCTTCCGGCCAAACGGGACTGCAAACCTACAGCGTCTATACAGTCGGAACCACATTCAACGCCCTGCTCGAGAATTCCAGCAATGCGGACCAACTCGCCACGGTGGGCGCTGCGCTGGAAGTGGAGCCCACTTATCCACCAGGTGTCATCATTGGACCGGGAAAGGCGACGGATGATGGTTGGTCTTTCCTCGAATACGGGCTGCGGCTTGTACGACCGAAGATCTCCAATATTGGAGATGGCTCATCGGCGGCGAAACGTAAGACCTATTTCATTTTTCTGACAGACGGGTTGGACAGTTCGGTGAGAGATGGAGGTCTGGCGGGACGAGGTTTTGGTCCCTTTTACGCGGACGAATGCACCGCGCTCCGCGGTGATGGGGTAGAGGTATTCACCGTTCAAACCTACTACCCGCCGTCAGAAGACGTCGGCGTTCAGGAAGCGTTCAAGCGTATCCCTCCCGTGATAGAGGCTTGTGCAACCAAGCCGGAAAACCATTTCATGGCCGATAACGGTTTGGCAATCGGCACCGCGCTGGACAAGATCTACGCTCAGGTCACGGGAAAGGTGCGGCTCGTCCGCTAAGCGGGGGCACAAGGTCAAGCGCGACGAGCCTGGGTGGTTTCCTGCCGGCAGCATTGACAGATGGATGCGGAACGTTTAGTGAACATCAGTGATGAAGAAGTCGCTGAAAGAACGTCTGGCCATCCTCTCCGATGCAGCAAAGTATGACGCGTCCTGCGCATCCAGCGGCACGACGCGGCGTGATTCAACCTCGTCTGGAGGATTGGGGTCGACAGAAGGGTCCGGCATCTGCCACGCCTATGCGCCCGATGGCCGCTGTATCTCGCTTCTCAAAATACTGCTGACGAACTTCTGCATTTACGATTGCGCCTATTGTATCAACCGGTCGTCCTCGAATGTGGAGCGGGCGCGCTTTACGCCGGAAGAGGTGGTCTGGCTGACCATGGAGTTCTACCGCCGGAATTATATCGAGGGCTTGTTTCTTTCTTCCGGCATTATCCGCTCGTCTGACCATACGATGGAGGAAATGGTCAAGATTGCGCGGGATTTGCGCACGGTTCACAATTTTCGCGGCTATATTCACCTGAAGACAATCCCGGAAGCGTCTGCGGCGTTGATCGAGGAGGCTGGGCTTTATGCCGACCGTTTGTCGATCAATATCGAACTACCCACGGACAAAGGCATCAGCCAGTTCGCACCGGAAAAGAAGCCCGAGGGTATCCGTCGCGCCATGGGTGATCTTCGCTTGAAGATCGAGGATGCATCCGAGCCGACTCTGAAGACCAAGCGCCGGAAGAAGTTCGTTCCGGCCGGGCAGAGCACGCAGATGATTGTTGGCGCGGATGGTGCCAATGATGCGACCATTCTCGGCACGAGCGCACGGCTGTACGGAAGTTATGGCCTGAAACGGGTCTATTATTCGGCGTTTAGTCCGATACCGGATGCATCCTCCAAGTTGCCGCTCATCAAGCCGCCGCTCGTGCGAGAGCATCGTCTTTACCAAGCGGACTGGCTTTATCGTTTCTATGGCTTTGATATCGGTGAAATTACATCTGCAACCGCAGACGGAAACCTCGATCTGGAACTGGATCCGAAGCTGGCCTGGGCGCTTGCGCATCGGGATCGCTTTCCGGTCGATGTCAACAAGGCGGCGAAGGAGATGCTTCTTAGGGTGCCGGGCTTTGGTACCAAGACGGTCAGATCCATCCTGTCGTCGCGGCGTTTCCGTCGACTCCGGATCGAAGATCTCGGTCGTCTCGGCGTATCCTTGCGCAAGGTGCAGCCCTTCATCGTGGCGGATGGCTGGACGCCGCACCGGATGATTGATCGCAGTGATTTGCGACAGATGTTCTCGCCGCAGCCTGAGCAATTGACGCTGTTCTGATGCTGAAGATCCGTCTCAATGGATGCGGCGACTTTATGGAATGGCGCGATGCGGCGCGTGTTCTCCTGATGTGTAATGTGAGCCCCGCCGATGTGGTGTGGGAAAGCGGCTCATCGGTCGAGAGCGGTCTGGGTTTCGGCGAGAGCGAATTGCCGGTTCCGTCGCCAACAGCGGCTTCGCCCAGCGTACCACCGGCGTTTCTCGATCTGGCGCAGACGGTCATCTGTCATTCGGATCCGGACCGTTTTGCCTTGCTGTATCGGTTGCTCTGGCGCATTCGATCCGAGCGTCATCTGATCGGTATCGTTTCAGACCCGGATGTCATTGCTGCGCGCAAGCTGGAAAAATCCGTTCGCCGCGACAGCCACAAGATGAAGGCCTTCGTGCGCTTCAAGGAGGTTCCGTCTCGCGATCCGATGGAGCGGCGGCGGGCCTTCTTTGCCTGGTTCGAGCCTGATCATCACATCGTGGCGCGGATGGCGCCGTTCTTCAAGCGTCGCTTCTTCGATATGGATTGGGTCATCGCGACGCCCAAGGGGTCGGCTGCCTGGGATGGCGAGGAACTGACCGTCTCCGACGAACCCGCCGAGAAGCCGGAAATCCGCGACGACGCGGATGAACTCTGGCGGATCTATTATGCCAATATCTTCAATCCCGCGCGGTTGAAGGTGAAGGCAATGACGGCAGAAATGCCGAAGAAATACTGGAAGAACCTGCCGGAGGCGGACCTTATTCCCGACCTCATTGCCAATGCCGAAGCCAAGGTGCGCGAGATGGCCGAGCGTGCCGCCTCCCAACCGCCAGCGTTTCACCAGCGGCTTCAGGACCGGATGGCGGCCGGTGGGATGGAGGAGCCATCATTTCCAGAGGGGACACTGGAGGCTCTGCGTCAGGATGCCCGTCACTGTACCCGATGCGAACTGCATTGCCGGGCAACCCAAACCGTGTTCGGCGAAGGTTCACAATCGGCCAGGGTTATGTTCGTCGGTGAACAGCCGGGGGATCAGGAGGATCTGGCTGGCCGTCCCTTTGTTGGTCCTGCTGGCAAGGTTTTCGATACGGTGGTGAATGAGGTCGGGCTGGACCGGAAGGAATTTTACGTCACCAACGCGGTGAAGCATTTCAAATACGAACCGCGGGGCAAGCGCCGTATTCACCAGAAGCCGAACCAGGGGGAGATACAGGCCTGCCGGTGGTGGCTGACGAAAGAAGTGGAACTGATCAAACCGTCTCTGGTGGTGGCCATGGGGGCAACGGCCTATTACGCTCTGACCGATCACAAGGAAAAGCTTCAGGATGTGCGCGGCATCCCCATTGCCATGAGCAGCGGCTGCACGCTGTTTGTGACTGTCCATCCATCCTATCTGCTGCGCATTCCAGATGAGGCCAGAAAGGCGGCGGAACTGGAAAAGTTCAAGTCGGACATGGCGTCGGTCCGGCGGCTGATGGAGCGTCAATAGAAGTCCTGGGCCAGGTTGAGGCTGCTTTCGGATGCTGCAATCGTTTACTTGCGCCCGGTCTTGCAAGTCTTTGCCCTTATGCAATTATAAGTTTGTTAATTCAACTTATGTTTGAGGGGGCTAAAATGCATTATGATTATGTGATGACTGCCCGAAAGTTGACTGCGGGCTCATTTGGCAGCGATCCGGGACCTGTACGGTACTTGAAGGTTGCCGCCGATCAATTCGGGTACGGACCGAAGGATGTAATCGGATCGCCGGGAGAGTGGATGCGAGAAGTTCAGGGTCTCGCAGATGGTGATCAGAACCCGCTCTCGATCAGTCCGAAAGGCGATGTCCTGATCTTTGTCCACGGCTATAACAATACGATCGAGGCAGTCCTCACCCGCATGCGACGTCTGCGAAACAATCTTCGGGCGGAAGGTTGGCGCGGGGAAATCATCTCCTTCGACTGGCCAAGCGCCAATCAGGTTCTCAACTATCTGGAGGACCGTGCCGATGGTGCCGAGGTTGCCCTTTCGCTCGTAACGAAGGGCATCACATTATTGTCCGAGGGCCAGAAGGCCGGATGCAAAACGAACATTCATGTTCTGGCGCATTCTGCTGGCGCTTATGTCACCATGGAAGCCTTCGTGCAGGCGGAAAAAAAGGGCGAACTCTTCAAACGCGATTGGCGTATCGGCCAGGTCGCCTTCATCGGCGCGGACGTTTCTGCGGGAAGTCTGACCGAGACCAGCGACTGGAGTAATCCGATGTTCCGGCGCATCATGCGGCTGACAAATTACTCCTCGCCATACGATGCGGCTTTGGCGGTTTCCAATGCCAAGCGGCTTGGCACGGCGCCACGCACTGGCCGCGTCGGTTTACCTGAGGGCGCGTCTTCCAAGGCTGTGAATGTCAATTGTTCCGACTATTTCAGCGGGCTCAAGCCGCCTGCTGTCAGCGACGGATCAAG
The window above is part of the Rhizobium rhizoryzae genome. Proteins encoded here:
- a CDS encoding alpha/beta hydrolase, which gives rise to MHYDYVMTARKLTAGSFGSDPGPVRYLKVAADQFGYGPKDVIGSPGEWMREVQGLADGDQNPLSISPKGDVLIFVHGYNNTIEAVLTRMRRLRNNLRAEGWRGEIISFDWPSANQVLNYLEDRADGAEVALSLVTKGITLLSEGQKAGCKTNIHVLAHSAGAYVTMEAFVQAEKKGELFKRDWRIGQVAFIGADVSAGSLTETSDWSNPMFRRIMRLTNYSSPYDAALAVSNAKRLGTAPRTGRVGLPEGASSKAVNVNCSDYFSGLKPPAVSDGSSWTHSWHFGDRVFARDLAMTLEGAIDRRALPTRKLINGELYLQDKPRPAFQSEWDIKQTAQYADARTS
- a CDS encoding UdgX family uracil-DNA binding protein (This protein belongs to the uracil DNA glycosylase superfamily, members of which act in excision repair of DNA. However, it belongs more specifically to UdgX branch, whose founding member was found to bind uracil in DNA (where it does not belong), without cleaving it, appears to promote DNA repair by a pathway involving RecA, rather than base excision.): MLKIRLNGCGDFMEWRDAARVLLMCNVSPADVVWESGSSVESGLGFGESELPVPSPTAASPSVPPAFLDLAQTVICHSDPDRFALLYRLLWRIRSERHLIGIVSDPDVIAARKLEKSVRRDSHKMKAFVRFKEVPSRDPMERRRAFFAWFEPDHHIVARMAPFFKRRFFDMDWVIATPKGSAAWDGEELTVSDEPAEKPEIRDDADELWRIYYANIFNPARLKVKAMTAEMPKKYWKNLPEADLIPDLIANAEAKVREMAERAASQPPAFHQRLQDRMAAGGMEEPSFPEGTLEALRQDARHCTRCELHCRATQTVFGEGSQSARVMFVGEQPGDQEDLAGRPFVGPAGKVFDTVVNEVGLDRKEFYVTNAVKHFKYEPRGKRRIHQKPNQGEIQACRWWLTKEVELIKPSLVVAMGATAYYALTDHKEKLQDVRGIPIAMSSGCTLFVTVHPSYLLRIPDEARKAAELEKFKSDMASVRRLMERQ
- a CDS encoding pilus assembly protein TadG-related protein, with amino-acid sequence MMLKNILFCEGGNFAILTALLIPIILLSAGFAVDYSVMTLELKRAQESADAAALAASQAYNKGLSGEQALLSLANSHVAGNLGAGYTVSNLAVTAPTATNRTVRVTGRINVPLYFGALWNMPTKEISFAAEASVGSTAYSQIVFLVDVSNSMTVPGTDLDMVRWKAVSGGCQFACHDSLARKAGYKDGVQVAKELGIKLKMDFIRSAMAAFAARAKASGQTGLQTYSVYTVGTTFNALLENSSNADQLATVGAALEVEPTYPPGVIIGPGKATDDGWSFLEYGLRLVRPKISNIGDGSSAAKRKTYFIFLTDGLDSSVRDGGLAGRGFGPFYADECTALRGDGVEVFTVQTYYPPSEDVGVQEAFKRIPPVIEACATKPENHFMADNGLAIGTALDKIYAQVTGKVRLVR
- a CDS encoding putative DNA modification/repair radical SAM protein, with translation MKKSLKERLAILSDAAKYDASCASSGTTRRDSTSSGGLGSTEGSGICHAYAPDGRCISLLKILLTNFCIYDCAYCINRSSSNVERARFTPEEVVWLTMEFYRRNYIEGLFLSSGIIRSSDHTMEEMVKIARDLRTVHNFRGYIHLKTIPEASAALIEEAGLYADRLSINIELPTDKGISQFAPEKKPEGIRRAMGDLRLKIEDASEPTLKTKRRKKFVPAGQSTQMIVGADGANDATILGTSARLYGSYGLKRVYYSAFSPIPDASSKLPLIKPPLVREHRLYQADWLYRFYGFDIGEITSATADGNLDLELDPKLAWALAHRDRFPVDVNKAAKEMLLRVPGFGTKTVRSILSSRRFRRLRIEDLGRLGVSLRKVQPFIVADGWTPHRMIDRSDLRQMFSPQPEQLTLF